The Henckelia pumila isolate YLH828 chromosome 2, ASM3356847v2, whole genome shotgun sequence genome includes a window with the following:
- the LOC140880666 gene encoding uncharacterized protein — protein MESLSRPPHRRKQSSSNTGPFASFSMKNPYEDVLFSGGGTKARPFGVHEYSEIFAGSSSSIPVLDLPGLDERVVSGECRSSKLDYSNIFGGLRDDDVALPYEELFNGVKKPKRSDDEPGILANARLPVQEPVSLHSSEKAKRSSGESADQSVDGVKQQFNLSFNKTNQKNNDVSKGKTHIAQLHAVPGFTYFIDGIQQMQRKEDDRRAPLLKREVSRTWSFSSDVEAIKARGGSSSDNSHTLDKSHIVPPPSSQPCNLREHNDSEGSRTSSFRTKNASGKIGSDSLPPLFEEEIDESSVAGVSAAALKKAIEQAQESIRIAKMIMERKKDIPDGSKPGPKGRLKVKDNKQNKDIGTKNFKEKMNVAKTHERLDPIFHAFKELNGKIDAFLGQSEKMNDPGEAEMEKIRVNIEAAKEHGGAFNGASNKFATFSSQNEALCDVEKVVMEELGNNVKAVEAHERARNTSGLEAKAECRTTNTEYGQVVDHNDVVMSRHGLTSYLEEMGTGKETLKQKEVSVHYTEGPEKATELAKSVISTSQRTRKLDNIDEASEQVELAVDLTKESEIISEMVERSPNISPSTLVQVVQENVDDVGADSRVSQEDEVIDEGQTETDDLGKHEKIIEEHEEVVNAAHLKLPDLKFDNLMNDPPNMDEQDAMEQEEIAKKFIDVLNCRGSGQRHGKSWDEEKNGMRLGEARKSFESKEHLNDEALAEPINKRDPEAFPETEEVVEKLNTVHEPEIIEETPNNLHGEGGKRLRGALEQNKIDETEMQTFEDEVAVAKQLEGINYAEFQKIDSSWGTNETNILRGTQTSAENQDKPVFPEAACEIEIEAVDAKSNETSTSFSQIHNNNPCTLFSETQEPCEINLDNVVEENGSVAGVAETGKKAKQPFHLEDDDILRTDSLHRSASEDNFTSSNLHYAFEGLSFDCQTENFGTTNTNNEEKLPVDKDTSETTDEIHNTAQEAVDKFNLQNSPEVNHSDYRTAECDLTDVRVVSEQTSESVGRSESTSSLENMDDLSINESEICAENTKNETSDEEEVKDDLKIASEKITHGRSEEEYSEEQREGEHFHLYVEPEDTEKSTEDERTIETGESLEKINENSETSTMEQNCAKENVTNFDKEDQRQRIEAIKKGRAREKDRIAAERAMREARERAFAEAQVRAERAAVERAAAEARQRFMAEAQEKLEKASTAAKPPSDKASTEAKLRSERAAVERATAEARERALEKAMSLKTSTEGRTHTDKCTEKSINNGLKHSFSSSDLEKFDGTSNESAKRSKARLERHQRIMERAAKALAEKNMRDLLAQKEQAERNRLAESLDADIKRWVTGKEGNLRALLSTLQYILGPSSGWQPISLTEIITTPAVKKAYRKATLYVHPDKLQQRGASIQQKYICEKVFDLLKAAWNRFNSEER, from the exons ATGGAGTCCCTTTCCAGGCCGCCGCACAGAAGAAAGCAGAGCTCCTCCAACACGGGACCCTTTGCGTCTTTCTCCATGAAAAACCCATACGAAGACGTGCTGTTCTCCGGGGGTGGTACGAAGGCGAGGCCTTTTGGAGTTCACGAGTACTCTGAGATTTTCGCCGGCTCGTCTTCTTCGATTCCAGTGCTTGATCTTCCGGGTCTGGATGAAAGGGTCGTGTCGGGCGAATGTCGCAGCTCGAAGCTGGATTACTCCAACATTTTTGGAGGTTTGAGGGACGATGACGTGGCTCTTCCCTATGAGGAGTTGTTTAATGGCGTGAAGAAGCCCAAGCGCTCTGATGACGAACCAGG GATTCTAGCAAATGCAAGGTTGCCTGTGCAAGAACCAGTCTCTCTACATTCTTCCGAAAAGGCCAAAAGGTCCTCCGGGGAGTCAGCTGATCAATCTGTTGATGGAGTTAAGCAGCAGTTTAACTTGTCATTCAACAAGacaaatcaaaaaaataacGACGTATCAAAGGGAAAAACTCACATAGCCCAACTCCACGCTGTTCCTGGATTTACATATTTTATTGATGGAATCCAACAGATGCAGAGGAAGGAAGATGATAGGCGTGCCCCTTTACTGAAACGTGAAGTTAGTCGCACCTGGAGTTTCAGTTCTGATGTTGAAGCAATTAAAGCTAGAGGTGGATCGAGTTCAGATAACTCCCACACACTGGATAAGTCACACATTGTTCCTCCACCTTCAAGCCAGCCGTGTAATCTGAGAGAACACAATGATTCAGAGGGATCAAGGACATCTAGTTTTCGAACCAAAAATGCTTCTGGAAAGATAGGGAGTGACTCTTTACCACCTTTGTTTGAGGAGGAAATAGATGAGAGTTCAGTTGCTGGTGTATCTGCAGCTGCCTTGAAGAAAGCCATTGAGCAGGCTCAAGAAAGTATTAGAATTGCCAAAATGATAATGGAAAGGAAAAAGGATATTCCAGATGGTTCTAAGCCAGGTCCTAAGGGTCGCTTGAAAGTTAAGGATAACAAACAAAATAAGGACATCGGGACGAAGAATTTTAAAGAGAAGATGAATGTTGCAAAAACTCATGAAAGATTAGATCCCATATTCCATGCATTCAAGGAGCTAAATGGGAAAATTGATGCATTCCTTGGCCAAAGTGAAAAAATGAATGATCCTGGAGAGGCCGAGATGGAAAAGATTAGAGTTAATATCGAAGCAGCTAAAGAGCACGGTGGAGCATTCAATGGGGCGAGTAATAAATTTGCTACGTTCAGCAGTCAAAATGAGGCACTTTGTGATGTGGAAAAGGTTGTAATGGAAGAGCTTGGGAACAATGTTAAAGCAGTTGAAGCACATGAAAGGGCGAGAAATACTTCTGGATTAGAGGCTAAAGCTGAGTGTAGGACCACAAACACGGAATATGGTCAGGTGGTAGACCATAATGATGTGGTTATGTCTAGGCATGGCCTTACATCTTATCTTGAGGAGATGGGAACTGGCAAGGAAACATTGAAACAAAAAGAAGTGTCTGTTCATTACACTGAGGGACCTGAAAAGGCTACTGAACTAGCAAAAAGTGTCATTAGTACTTCCCAAAGGACACGGAAGCTGGATAATATTGATGAGGCTTCAGAACAGGTAGAGTTAGCTGTAGATCTGACAAAAGAAtctgaaattatttctgaaatgGTGGAAAGGTCTCCAAATATATCTCCAAGTACGTTGGTGCAAGTGGTGCAAGAGAATGTGGATGATGTTGGTGCAGATTCGAGGGTCAGTCAGGAGGATGAAGTGATTGATGAAGGCCAAACTGAAACTGATGATCTGGGAAAACACGAGAAGATAATTGAAGAACACGAGGAAGTGGTTAATGCAGCGCACTTGAAGTTGcctgatttgaagtttgataaTTTAATGAATGACCCGCCAAATATGGATGAGCAAGATGCAATGGAACAAGAAGAAATAGCAAAGAAATTTATTGATGTTCTCAATTGTAGAGGAAGTGGTCAGAGACATGGGAAAAGTTGGGATGAAGAGAAAAATGGAATGAGGTTGGGGGAGGCTCGGAAATCTTTTGAAAGTAAAGAACATCTGAATGATGAAGCCTTGGCGGAACCAATCAATAAGAGGGATCCTGAGGCCTTCCCTGAAACAGAAGAGGTTGTGGAGAAACTAAATACAGTTCATGAGCCAGAAATAATTGAAGAGACACCAAACAATTTACATGGTGAAGGGGGGAAAAGGTTACGAGGTGCACTTgaacaaaataaaattgatgAAACCGAGATGCAGACTTTTGAAGATGAAGTGGCTGTGGCCAAGCAATTGGAGGGAATTAATTATGCTGAATTTCAGAAGATTGATTCTTCTTGGGGCACCAACGAAACAAATATTCTTCGAGGAACACAGACAAGTGCAGAAAATCAGGATAAACCTGTGTTTCCGGAGGCTGCTTGTGAAATTGAAATTGAAGCAGTTGATGCGAAAAGTAATGAAACTAGCACCAGCTTTAGTCAGATTCACAATAATAATCCTTGCACCCTCTTCAGTGAAACTCAGGAACCATGTGAAATCAACCTCGATAATGTAGTTGAAGAGAACGGCAGTGTAGCTGGAGTTGCTGAAACAGGAAAGAAGGCGAAACAACCATTCCACCTGGAGGACGATGATATTCTCAGGACGGATAGCTTACATCGAAGTGCCTCTGAAGACAATTTTACCAGTAGCAATCTGCACTATGCCTTTGAAGGTCTTTCTTTTGATTGCCAAACTGAAAATTTTGGTACAACGAACACCAATAATGAAGAAAAATTGCCAGTGGACAAGGATACCTCTGAAACTACTGATGAAATTCACAATACTGCTCAAGAAGCTGTTGATAAATTCAACTTGCAAAATTCACCTGAGGTCAATCATTCTGATTATAGAACAGCAGAATGTGACCTCACTGATGTGAGAGTGGTTTCGGAACAAACTTCAGAGAGTGTTGGAAGATCTGAATCAACATCCAGTCTCGAAAATATGGATGACCTTTCCATTAACGAATCTGAAATATGTGCAGAAAACACTAAGAATGAGACCTCAGATGAGGAAGAAGTTAAAGATGATCTTAAGATCGCTTCTGAGAAAATAACTCATGGTCGAAGTGAAGAGGAATACTCGGAGGAACAACGTGAAGGGGAACACTTTCATTTATATGTTGAACCTGAAGATACAGAGAAATCTACGGAAGACGAAAGAACAATAGAAACAGGTGAAAGTTTGGAGAAGATTAATGAGAACAGTGAAACCTCTACCATGGAGCAGAATTGTGCCAAAGAAAATGTGACGAATTTTGATAAAGAAGATCAGCGACAAAGAATTGAAGCCATCAAGAAGGGAAGAGCTCGGGAAAAAGATAGAATAGCTGCAGAAAGAGCCATGCGTGAAGCTCGCGAGAGGGCATTTGCTGAAGCACAAGTAAGGGCAGAAAGGGCTGCTGTGGAGAGAGCAGCAGCTGAAGCTCGACAAAGGTTCATGGCAGAGGCGCAGGAGAAGCTGGAGAAGGCATCCACAGCGGCAAAACCACCATCTGATAAAGCCTCCACAGAAGCCAAACTTCGGTCAGAACGTGCTGCAGTAGAAAGAGCCACTGCAGAGGCCCGTGAACGTGCTCTAGAGAAAGCAATGTCCTTGAAAACTTCCACAGAAGGAAGAACACATACTGACAAATGTACCGAGAAGTCAATAAATAATGGACTAAAGCATAGCTTTTCATCCTCA GACCTGGAGAAATTTGATGGAACTAGTAATGAATCAGCAAAAAGAAGCAAAGCAAGATTAGAGAGGCATCAGAGGATAATGGAGAGAGCG GCCAAAGCCCTTGCCGAGAAAAACATGCGCGATCTTCTTGCCCAGAAGGAACAGGCAGAGAGAAAT AGGTTAGCAGAATCTCTTGATGCGGATATTAAGAGATGGGTCACAGGAAAGGAGGGAAACCTGCGTGCACTGCTTTCCACTCTGCAATAT ATCCTTGGGCCAAGCAGTGGTTGGCAACCTATCTCCCTGACGGAGATCATAACAACCCCTGCTGTAAAGAAAGCTTACAGGAAGGCAACCCTGTATGTACATCCTGACAAACTACAGCAACGAGGAGCTAGCATTCAGCAAAAGTACATATGTGAAAAGGTTTTTGATCTTCTCAAG GCTGCGTGGAACAGGTTTAACTCAGAGGAGAGGTGA
- the LOC140880920 gene encoding large ribosomal subunit protein bL31c-like, with protein MALSLSNTFLSKNLSPSPLSLNEKVKRVVGSNDMRCSCRKKDIHPQFHEDSKVYCNGELVMTTGGTKKEYVVDVWSGNHPFYLGSRAQLLIDADQVAKFRKKFSGLSQIMEIPVLKGEIILPPKKKSGKGKKK; from the exons ATGGCTCTTTCCCTATCCAACACTTTCCTCAGCAAAAATCTCTCCCCTTCTCCACTCTCCCTCAACGAAAAG GTGAAACGAGTTGTGGGCAGCAATGACATGCGGTGTAGCTGCAGGAAAAAGGATATACACCCGCAATTCCATGAAGATTCGAAGGTGTACTGTAATGGTGAACTGGTGATGACTACCGGTGGAACCAAGAAAGAATACGTGGTTGATGTGTGGTCTGGGAACCACCCCTTTTATCTGGGAAGCCGAGCGCAGCTTCTTATTGATGCTGATCAGGTTGCAAAATTCCGCAAGAAATTTAGTGGGCTGTCGCAGATTATGGAGATTCCTGTGCTCAAGGGAGAGATTATCCTTCCTCCTAAGAAGAAGTCTGGAAAAGGCAAAAAGAAGTAG
- the LOC140880921 gene encoding defensin-like protein 19 yields the protein MFQNHGGETYTSEFLIIINLRVNPAICNSYLLSSTSLPCFSFDAESAVVESSICQRRSRTWSGFCGSSNNCDRQCRNSERALHGACHAQFPGFACFCYFNC from the coding sequence ATGTTTCAGAACCATGGAGGAGAGACCTATACTTCCGAATTTCTGATTATAATTAATTTGCGCGTAAATCCAGCTATATGCAATTCTTACCTGCTCTCCTCTACCAGTTTACCTTGTTTCTCTTTTGATGCAGAATCGGCAGTGGTGGAATCAAGTATTTGCCAAAGGCGTAGCAGAACATGGTCGGGATTCTGTGGGAGCTCCAACAACTGTGATAGGCAGTGCAGGAATTCGGAGCGTGCTCTTCATGGAGCTTGTCATGCACAGTTCCCCGGATTTGCATGCTTTTGCTATTTCAACTGTTAA